CGACAGCTCGGCCTGCAGCGCGCGCAGGGTGCGGACGCGCGGAAGCAGGCGCGCGGTGTCGAAGGGCAGGTGGATCGAGAGCTGGTGCAACTCGTTGATGTCGAGCGCGAGGCGGCGCCGATCACGATCCAGCGTGCGATCGGCGGCGCCGGCGAGCGAATCGCGCGACCAGCGCTCGGCATCCGCCAGGATCGCGTCGATGCGTTCCAGCAGCTTGGCCGTGACGGTCTGGGGCAGGATCAGGCCGTGGATGACACTGCCGCACAGGATGCCGATCGTGATCTCCTGCACGCGCAAAGCGGCGGTGGTGAAGATCGCGTCGGGCGTCTGGACCGAGGGGAAACCGATGATGCTCGCGGTATAGCCCGCCAGCAGGAACACATAGGATCGCGGCGTGCGATCGAGCAGCGAGATGTACAGGCACAGGCCCAGCCAGAGCGCGAGACCCAGCACCAGCAATTCCGGCGCATTGACGAGATGGGGCACCAGCACGACGGCGGCGGCGGCGCCCAGCACCGTGCCCAGCACGCGGAACACGGCCTTGGACAGCACCGCGCCCGCCAGCGGCTGCGCGACGATATAGGAGGTGGCGACCGCCCAGAACGGCCGGGTCAGGCCGATGCGGAGCGACAGATAATAAGCGAGCATCGCCGCCGCGAAGCACTTTACCGCGAAAAGTGCTTCCTGCCCTCCGAACCGCGCCAGCATCAGGGCCTCCGCGGCTGGGCGAAACAGGCTTCGAGATGCTCGGCGACGCGCAGCGCCGTCGCCAGATCCGTATCGGTCACGTCGGCGAGGATCTCGCGCCGCAATTCGCCGAACGCGGATTCGATCCGGGTGGCGAGCGCGCGGCCGCTTTCCGTGAAGCCCACGCGGCTGACGCGCGCATCCACCGGATCGCGCCGCCGCTCGACGAGGCCGGCATCCACCAGTTGATCCACGACGCGCACCAGCGAGGGGCCGGTGATGTCGAGATGGGCGGCGAGATCGGACTGGCGCACATCGTCCCCCAGCCGGCCGACCTGCACGAGCGCCCAGCCGCCGGCGGCCGAGACGCCCATGTCGCTCATCGCACGATCGGCGAATTGCCGCCACTTGCGCGATAACGGCAGCAGCGTGCGGGCATAGGCCGCTTCCAGTTGGTATCGTTCGGACATGATTAGGATGCTATTTAAATCGGAATGTTTTTCCTGCAACCGGAAAAACATTCCAATGATGGGTTGAAATGGTTGCGAAACGGGCCTGGCCGCTTCCGTTTGCTGCACTTGCGAACATATCCGGCACTCATCGGGCCTGTCAGTCTGTCATGATATGACAAAATGATATTGTCGTTCACATACAGAGCGTCGCTCATCGTCCTTGTTCGCTTCGGGCGCGGGCCGCATCTCGGCCGCATCGAACAACAGCCGCAGGTGAGTGATGACCTATCAGAGCCAGATCCGTGAAACCGCCACGCTGATCCGCGAGCAGAGCGGCGCGTGGGACGGGATCGATCCGCAGGCGGTCGCCCGGATGGTGCTGCAGAACCGTTTCCGCACCGGGCTGGACATTGCGCGCCACACCGCGACGATCATGCGCGCCGACATGGCCGCCTATGACGCGGATCCGGCCGCCTACACGCAGAGCCTCGGTTGCTGGCACGGCTTCATCGGCCAGCAGAAGCTGATCGCGATCAAGAAGCATTTCGGCTCCACCAAGGGGAAATATCTCTATCTCTCGGGCTGGATGATCGCGGCCCTGCGCTCCGAATTCGGGCCGCTGCCCGATCAGTCGATGCACGAGAAGACGAGCGTTCCCGCGCTGATCGCGGAACTCTACACCTTCCTGAAGCAGGCCGATGCGCGCGAGCTGGGCATGATGTTCCGCGAACTGGATGAGGCACGCGCGACGGGCGACACGGCGCGCGAACGCACCCTGATCGACGCGATCGACACGTATGAAACGCATGTCGTGCCGATCATCGCGGATATCGATGCGGGCTTCGGCAATGCCGAGGCGACCTATCTGCTGGCGAAGAAGATGATCGAGGCGGGCGCCTGCGCGCTCCAGATCGAGAATCAGGTTTCGGACGAAAAGCAGTGCGGTCATCAGGACGGCAAGGTCACGGTCCCGCATGAGGACTTCCTCGCGAAGATCCGTGCCTGCCGTTACGCGTTCCTCGAAATGGGCGTGCTGGACGGCATCATCGTCGCGCGGACGGACTCGCTGGGTGCCGGCCTGACCAAGCAGATCGCCTACAGCCGCGAGGCGGGCGATCTGGGGGACCAGTATAACGCCTTCCTCGATTGCGAGGAGGTGGCCGATCTTTCGTCGCTGCGCGGCGATGTCGTGATCGAGCGCGACGGCAAGCTGATGCGCCCCAGGCGCCTCGCATCCAACCTGTTCCAGTTCAAGGCCGGATCGGGCGCGGATCGCTGCGTGCTGGATGGCATCACGTCGCTCCGCAACGGTGCCGATCTGCTGTGGATCGAGACGGAGAAGCCGCACATCGAACAGATCGCTTCGATGGTCGATCGCATCCGCGAGGCCGTGCCCAACGCGAAGCTCGTTTACAACAATTCGCCGAGCTTCAACTGGACGCTGAACTTCCGCCAGCAGGTCTATGACGCCTGGGCGAAGGATGGGCGCGACGTGTCCGCCTATGAGCGCGGCGCGCTGATGAGCGTGATCTACGACACGACCGATCTGGCCGCCGAGGCGGACGAGCGGATCCGGTGCTTCCAGAAGGAGGCCAGCGCGCGCGCCGGCATCTTCCACCACCTGATCACGCTGCCGACCTATCACACGGCCGCGCTCAGCACCGACAATCTCGCCCGCGACTATTTCGGCGAGGCGGGGATGCTGGGTTACGTCGCCGGCGTGCAGCGCAAGGAGATCCGCGAGGGCATCGCCTGCGTGCGTCACCAGAACATGTCGGGCTCCGACATCGGCGACGATCACAAGGATTATTTCGCCGGGGAGGCCGCGCTGAAGGCGGGCGGCGTCCACAACACGATGAACCAGTTCGCGTAAGGAGAGAGACGATGGCGACCCAGATGACGATCGAACCGATGAGCCCCGAGCCCGCCCGCGCGCGGCCGGTCTTCTCGACCGAGGATGCCGATCTGCTGAAGACGGCGGTTCTGGCCTATATCCGGGCGAATGAGGATTCGCCGGAATCGGTGAAGTACAACAACCTTTACCACCGGCTCGGACGGCTGGGCTGAATGACCGTGCTCCTGCGAAAGCAGGAGCACGGAAACCTTGCTCCGGAGTTCGGCCCTAACCCCGCTTGGGCGGATGCGTGGACCCCACATGCTCCGCCCCCCGCGCCATCGCCAGTTTCGTCTGGCGGTGGCGTTCGGCATAGCCGGCGCGCTGTTCGTCGGTGCGATCGGCATGGCAGGCCGGGCAACTGACGCCCTCGGCATAAAGCGGCGAGGCGCGATCCTCGGGGCGGATCGGGTGCATGCAGGCGTGGCAAAGCTCGTGCGTGCCGAGCGTCATGCCGTGGCCCACCGCCACGCGCTGATCGAACACGAAGCATTCGCCTTCCCAGCGGCTCTGCTCTTCGGGAATCTGCTCCAGATAAGCGAGGATGCCGCCCTTCAGGTGATACACCTCGTCCAGCCCCTCGGCCTTCACGAAGGCGGTCGCCTTCTCGCAGCGTATCCCGCCCGTACAGAACATCGCGATCTTCGGGGCTGCGCGGCCGTTCGCGAGCAGCTCGTCCCGCCTAGCGCGGAACCAGTCGGGGAAGTCGCGGAAGGTGCGCGTCTCGGGATCGATCGCGCCCTGGAAGGTGCCGATCGCCACCTCATAATCGTTGCGCGTGTCGATCAGGATCGTGTCGGGACGGTCGATCAGCGCATTCCAGTCGGCGGGCGCGACATAATGGCCGACATCGGCGAGCGGATCGATGTCGGGCTGGCCCATCGTCACGATCTCGCGCTTGATGCGCACCTTCATCCGGTGGAACGGCATCGTCAGCGCGCGGCTCTCGCGCACGTCGAGATCGGCGCAGCCCGGCAGCGCGCGGATATGCGCCAGCACCCGATCGATCGCCTCGTCCGTGCCCGCGATCGTGCCGTTGATCCCTTCGTGCGCGAGCAGCAGCGTGCCCTTCACGCCCTGCGAACAGCAGGCGAGCGCGAGCGGGCCGCGCACCGCCTCCGGATCCGGGAAGGGCGTGAAACGATAGAGGGCGGTGACCCGGATCGGCAGATCGGCATCGATCGCCGCGCCGGAATCGGCTGGGCTGGGCGTGGACATGATCGGCGCCCCATAGCCGCATGCGGGCGTTTCGCACAGGGCGGGGGGGTTCTACAGTTCATAACCGTCACCCTGAACTTGTTTCAGGGTCCATCACCCGACCGTAGCGCCAAGCGGACGGGTCAGGTCATGGATGCTGAAACGAGTTCAGCATGACGTCGGAATTTTAGCCCAGCGTCCCGCTCTCTGGCACTGTTGCCGTCCAGCCCAGTGCGCGGCTGATCGCTTCGGCGGTCGCCTTCACCGCCGGGGCCAGTTCGCGCATGCGGTCGGGGCCGAGATAGATGCCCGCGCCCGCGATGCTGATCGCCGCCACGATCCGGCCGGAGACGTCGCGCACGGGCGCCGCGATCGCATGGATATGATCGGGCGGAGGGCCGACGTTCAGGACATGGCCCTGCGCGGCGGTGCGCTGCATCTCCGCGACCCATTCGGCCACGTCGCGATCCGATTGGGTCGCGCGCAACGCCGCTTCCAGTTCGGCGGCGTTGGCATCCAGCAGCAGAGCCTTGCCGAGGCTGGTATCCGCCAGGCGGCGGCGGGTGCCGGGCGTCGTCGTGACGGCGACGCGCTCGTTGCCCGCGCTGCGATGGAGGTGGACCGAGAAATCGCCGTCGCGCCGGCCGAGAAAGGCGGAGTGACCCGTCTCGGCGGCGAGATCGTCGAGGTGGCGCCGCGCGATCATCAGCAGATCGGTCTGCTCCTGCGCGCGCGCGCCCAGCTGGAGCAATTTGGGGCCGGCATGGACCTCGCCCATGGCCGAGATGGACACGAAGCGCCGGTCGGCCAGCGCCTGCACGAGACGCCACGTCGTCGTCTTGGAGAGGCCGGACTGGCGGATGAGGTCGGGCATGCGCGTGCGCTGGCCGACGATATGCTCGAGCATGTCGAGCCCGCGCTCCAGCGTCTGCGCGCCCGATCCGGTGGGCGCGGGGCGCGTCACGGTCGCCGCGGGGGCGGACTGGTCGCTGCGATCCGACAGCTTCACTCGAAACATCCCCTCGGTGTGGCTCCCCTCGGCCACTCTTCAGGATCCCCTATCGCCTATCCCAAGCGGCCGCGTCACCCCCTAGTTTTGGATCGGGTCCGATCGGGAGCGATTCCCGCCACGGGGTTGAGAGGCGTTTCGGTATCGGTCCGCCGTCACTTCCCCGCAGGCGGATCGAAGGCGAGGTCGATCATCGCCTGACGCTCGGCCATCGCGCGTTGCCAGTCGGCCAGTTGCTGGGGCGTGGCACCCACGGGCTTTTCGTGGAACGCGATCGGCAGGCGCACCGGGCCTGCGGGATCGCGCTTCGGCTCCGGGATGGGCAGGGCCGAGACGGGGCGGCCGAGTTTCATCACCTCCACGCCCGCCAGCAGGAAGGCGCCGGTGCCGTAGAGCGCATGATCGCCGGGCGCGGAGGGCACGGGCTGGTCGCCCGCGCGCTGGGCGAAGCCGAGCAGGCCGTCCGGCTGCACCTTGCCCGCCAGCCCCGACCAGGCGCGCTCGGCGCGCGGCAGATAGGCTTTGCGATCGAGCAGGCCGTGATTGACGCCCCACGCCATCGCATAGGTGAAGAGTGCGGCGCCGGTCGTCTCGGGGCCCGAAGGATCCTGCGGATCGAGCAGGCTGGCGGTCCAGAGACCGTCCTCCTTGCGCTGGAGGCGGCTTACGCTGTCCATCAGCGTCTTGAAGGCGGCGATGTAGCGCGGGCGCGACGGATGATCGGCCGGCATCACGTCCAGCAGGCGGGCGAGGCCGGCCGCGACCCAGCCATTGCCCCGGCTCCAGAACAGGGGCTGGCCGTTGCGCGTCTTCAGCGAACGGAAGCGCTCGTCGCGGAAGACGAGCTTATGCTCGGGCGACCAGAGCCGATCATAGACATGCCACCACTGGGCATCCATCGCCGCCAGATAGCGGGGATCGCCGGTCTGCGCGGACAGGCGGGCGAAGACGGGCGGCGCCATGAACAGGGCATCGCACCACCACCAGACGAGCTTGCCCGGCGGAGGCGGCGTCTGGAGCAGAGCGAGTTGATAATCGAGCCGCTGGCGGAGCGGCGCGATCTCGCCCGCCTCGCCGCTGCGCGCATAGAGTTCCTCATAGACGTCGCCGATCGCGATATTGTCGGCGTCCATCATATTGTGGGGCGACCAGGCGCCGAGCATCCCGAAATTATAATGTTCGGCCACGTCGCGCGCATAGGCGCCGGCGCCCGCCGCCTCCGATTCCCGCGCGAGGCGGCCGAGGCCGATCAGGAAGGTGGCGGAGATCCAGTTGACCGTCACGGCCCGCGCCCGATTGGGCGGGATCGCGATCGGCGTGGCCTTCAGCGCATCGATCTGCGCCGCCGCCGTATGGTTCAGCACGGCCAGCACCCGACCGGGATCGGGGATGGCGGCGGGATCGAAGCGGAATGTCTCGGCGTGATAGGCGGGCGGTGTTGCGTTTGCCGCCATGGGCGGCACGAGGCAGGCGGCAAGGGCGCAGAGCGACAGTGCGGCGGGCATCTTCACGAGCGGCATCTCCCCCGGATGCGAGTTCGGCTTTTTAGTCCCGTTCGCCCTGAGCCTGTCGAAGAGCCGTCCTTTCCTTCTGTTGTTCCGAGAAGAAGGACGGTGCTTCGACAGGCTCAGCACGAGCGGAGTTGAAGTTGGGTGGAAGGTTCAGTCCAGCCAGGCGTCAGCGGGCGGGTGCCACCGAGAGCTTGTAGATCATCACGTGCGAATAGGGCTTGCCCGGATCGACGCGGGCCGAAACGAAGCTCGGCTGGTTCGGCGCGTTCGGAAATTTCTGCGGCTCCAGCGCGATGCCGTCGCCCATCCGGTACAGATGACCACCCTTGCCGAGATAGGTGCCGTCGAGGAAATTGCCGGTGTAGAATTGCACGCCGGGCTCGGTGGTGAACATCTCCAGCACGCGGCCGGACTGCGGATCCTCCAAGCGGGCGGCGAGGCCGGGCTGCGCGGTGAGGCCCTTGTCCAGCGCGAAATTGTGATCGTAGCCCTGGCCGAAGCGGATCTGCTCGTCGCGCCCGTCGCGGATCCCGTCCATCACGACGCGCTGCTGGCGGAAATCGAAGACGGTGCCTTCCACGGGGCGCAACTCGCCCGTGGGAATCAGCGTGGCATCGACCGGCGTGTAGGCCTTGGCCGGGATCGTCAGCAGATGGCCGGTCGCGCCCTGCGGCGCGCCTTCGCCCGCCAGATTGAAGATGCCGTGATTCGTCATGTTGATGACGGTCGGCTTGTCGGTCTTGGCCGCGAACGCGATCGTCAGCGCATTCTGCTCGTCGAGCGAATAGGTGACGGTCACGTCGAGCGTGCCGGGATAGCCCGAGGCGCCGTCCGGGCTCACCAGCCCCAGCACCAGCTTGGCGACCGGGCCGCCCGTGGCCGAGATCACCTTCCACGTTTGCTTGTCGAAGCCGTGGCCGCCGCCGTGGAGCGAATTGGTCTTGTCGTTCAGCGGCAGCGCATAGGTCTTGCCGTCGAGCGAGAAGCGGCCACCGGCGATGCGATTGGCATAGCGGCCGACCGTGACGCCGAAGAAGTTGGGCTTGCTCTCGTAAGTGGCGGCATCGTCATAGCCGAGCACCACGTCCGCGATCTTGCCCGCGCGATCGGGCCCCTTCAGCGCCTGCAGCGTGGCGCCATAGGTGAGGATGCGGGCGGAGACGCCCTTGCCGTTCGACAGCGTGATCGCCTCGATGGGCGTGCCATCCTTCAGCGTGCCGGCCGATTCGCGGTGAATGTCGGCTGCCATCGCGGGGGCGGCTGTCATAAGACCTGCCACCAGACAGATGGACCGAAGTCGAGCATTTCCCAGCATTTCCTCTCCTGACGACGCCGTTGACGCATCCCTCGCCGCTATCTAGTCCGACAAATTAGTGCAGGACAAGCGCCGAACCGCGAGGAGGCGGAGTCGCTCGTCCGATAAGGAGACGGACCGAATGCCAGCCCCGATCAACGCCCCGGCCGCGAACCCAGCCGGATCGTCCGGCCCGCAGAAAAGCTACGGCCCGGCCCTGAGCCTGCTCGCCAGCCTCTTCTTCATGTGGGGCTTCATCACCGTCATCAACAATACGCTGCTGCCGCATCTGCGCAGCGTGTTCGACCTGAGCTACACGCAGACGACGCTGATCGAGAGCGTGTGGTTCATCGCCTATTTCTTCGCCTCGATCCCCTCGGCCAAGCTGATCGAGCGGATCGGCTACCAGAAGTCGCTCGTCGCCGGCCTCGGCATCATGGCGGTGGGCGCGCTGGGCATGATCCTGGCGGCGTCGATCCCGTCCTATGGCGTCACGCTGGTGATGCTGTTCGTGATCGCGAGCGGCATCACGTTGCTGCAGGTGGCGGCCAATCCCTATGTCGCCGTGATCGGCGCGCCGGAAACCGCCTCGTCGCGCCTCAATCTGGTGCAGGCGATGAATTCGGCGGGCACGATGCTGGCCCCGGCGTTCGGCGCCTACCTGATCCTCGGCCGTTCGGTGAGCGGCACCGCCAAGGAAGGCGCCGCGCTCACGCAGGCGCAGCGTCTGGCCGACGCGCATTCGGTGGTGCTGCCCTATCTGCTCGTCGCGGTGGTGCTGCTGATCCTCGCGGTGGTGATCGCCCGATTCCCGCTGCCGGCGATCGGGCAGGGCGCGACCAGCCGTGTCGACAAGGAAGCGCGCAAGAGCCTGTCACTCTGGAAGCATCGCGCGCTCGTCCTCGGCATCCCGACGATGGTCGCCTATCTGCTGGCCGAGATCGGCGTGGCCAATCTGTTCGTCAATTTCGTCAGCCAGCCGCAGATTGCGGACCTCACCCACGAGCAGGCCGGCAAGTATCTGACCCTGCTGTGGGGCGGCATGATGGTCGGCCGCTTCGTCGGCTCGGCCGTGATGCAGAAGTTCCGCGCGGAAGACGTGCTGGCCGTGTTCGCGGCCGGCGCGCTGATCGTGATGCTGATCGTGCTGGCCTCCAGCGGCCATGTCGCGATGTGGGCGCTGATTTCGGTCGGACTGTTCCACTCGATCATGTTCCCGACGATCTTCACGCTCGCGATCCGCGGCCTCGGCCCGCTGACCGAGGAAGGTTCGGGCCTGATGATCATGGCGATCGCCGGCGGCGCGCTCGTGTTCGTGCAGGGGCTGCTGGCCGATCATTTCGGCCTGCAGGCCTCGTTCGGCCTGACCGTGGCGTGCGAGGTCGTGACCCTGGCCTATGCGCTGTGGGGCGCGCGGGTGAAGGCCGAGGGATAAGCGGTTCGCCCGCTCATCCGGTTGGGATGAGCGGGCCGGCTGCCCTTCGAGCAACATACCCCTCGTTCGTCCTGAGCGAAGTCGAAGGACGTGCCCCCAGGCGATGTCGTTTGAAGCCCGTCCTTCGACTTCGCTCAGGACGAACGGTTTTTTCTCGTCATTGCGAGTGAGGGGGCTCAGGAGGCCGGGGCCTCACCCCACCATATTGGCGGTATCGTCCAGCGCGAGCGCGACCAGCACGCGCATCGCTTCCGCTGCCGCATCGGGATCGCCCGCCGCGATCGCATCATAGACGCGGGCGTGATCGGGGATGGCATTGCGCGGCAGAGGCTGGCCGCGCTGCTTGAACACCGTCGTCCAGCTCACCGCCGCGCCGATGCTGGCGCTCAGCACGATGATCGCGTCGTTGCGCGTGGCCTGCAGGATCGCGCGGTGGAAATCGCGATCGGCCGCGCGGCCCTCGTCCGTCGCCAGCGTATGCTGGCGCATCGCGGCCAATGCATCGCGCATCATCTTCAGATCGGTCCGGTCGCGCCGCTCGGCCGCCAGACGCGCCGCGGCGGGCTCGATGATCGAGCGCAGCTCGAACAGGTTGCGTACGAAATTCATGTGCGGCTGGCCGGAAAAGGCCCAGGCCAGCACGTCGGGGTCGAGCAGATTCCAGCGCGAGCGCGGCAGGACGCGCGTGCCCGCCTTGGGCTTGCTTTCGACCAGCCCCTTGGCGACCAGCACCTGCACCGCCTCGCGATAGGCGGTGCGCGAGACGTCGAGGCTTTCGGAGAAGGCGACTTCGCCCTCCAGCCGATCGCCGGGCGCATAATCGCCGCCCACGATCGCGCGCCCCAATTTGTTGGCGATGGCGCCATGCAGCCGCCGTCCCGTGCCGCGACGCGCGCGCCCGACGGTGGCCGGCTCCGCCGCATCCGCGCTGTTTATCCCGTCCAGATCGGGTCCCGTTCGCTCCATCGCGCGTATCAGTGCCCGAGTCGGATGCATCGGGCAATTGCCACCCGCATTCGGCGCGCTTATTGTCCGAGTAATGAGCAGCACCCCGATCCTCCCCGCCGTCGAAGCCGCCTGTGTCGCCGCCGAGGCCGCCTTCGACACCTATCGCGCCACGAGCCGGGAGGCGCGCGCCGCCTTCCTCGAGCGGATCGGCGACGAGATCATGGCCATCGGCGCAGACCTGATCGAGACGGCCTCGCGCGAATCGGGCCTGCCGACCGCGCGGCTGGAGGGCGAGCGCGGCCGCACCGTCGGCCAGCTGAAATTGTTCGCCAGCGTCGTGCGCGCGGGCCTCTGGATGGGCGTGCGGATCGATCCCGCGCTGCCGGAGCGCACGCCGCTGCCGCGCCCGGACCTGCGCCTGCGCATGATCCCGCTGGGCCCGGTCGCCGTGTTCGGCGCGTCGAACTTCCCGCTCGCTTTCTCCACGGCGGGCGGTGACACCGCCTCCGCGCTCGCCGCCGGTTGCCCGGTGGTGGTGAAGGGCCATCCCGCGCATCCGGCGACGGGCGAACTGGTCGCCGCCGCCATCCGCCGCGCGGTCGCGGCCTGCGGCATGCCGGAGGGCGTGTTCGGCCATGTGACGGGTGCGGGCAACGATGTCGGCGTGGCGCTGGTGCAGGATCCGCGCATCACGGCGGTGGGCTTCACCGGATCGCGCGGCGGCGGTCTTGCGCTCGCCAAGCTGGTCCAGTCGCGTCCGGTGCCGATCCCGATCTATGCCGAGATGTCGAGCATCAATCCGGTGCTGCTGATGCCGGCGGCGCTGGCCGCGCGCGGTGCGGCGCTCGGCACGGCCTTCGCCCAGTCGGTGACGATGGGCGTCGGCCAGTTCTGTACCAATCCCGGCCTGCTGATCGCGATCGAGAGCGAAGGCCTCGAAGCCTTCGTGCAGTCGGCGAGCGCGGCGCTGACGGGGGCCGCCGCCGGCCAGATGCTGACGCAGGGCATTCACGACGCATACGACAAGGGCGCCGAGGCGCTGGCCGGGAGCGCCGATGTCGAGACGCTGGCGCGCGGCCTGGAGGGCGATCGCAGCGATTTCGGTCGCGCCGCTTTCTTCTCGACCACGGCGGAAGCCTTCCTCGCCAATCCGGCGCTGGGGCATGAGGTGTTCGGTCCCTCGTCGATCCTCGTCCGCTGCAAGGACGAGGCGGAACTGAAGGCCGTAATCGCGGGCGCCGAAGGCCAGCTGACCGCGACCCTGCACATGGACGATGGCGACGAGGCGCTGGCCGAGGCGGTGCTGCCTTTGCTGGAGCGCAAGGTCGGCCGTATCCTCGTCAATGGCTGGCCCACGGGTGTCGAGGTGACGCATGCGATGGTGCATGGCGGGCCGTTCCCGGCGACGTCGGACGCGCGCACCACCTCGGTCGGCACGCTGGCGATCGATCGCTTCCTGCGCCCCGTCTCCTACCAGAATTTCGGGCAGGCGCTGCTGCCGCCCGAGCTTCGCGACGGCGCGGCGGATGTGCCGAAGCTGATCGACGGGAAACCCTCGCTCGGCTGAGAAAACACCAGACGAAGCCCGGCCGGGCGCCATTCAGAACAAGACCCGGCCGGGCATGATCCCCCATAGGAAGAGAGAAGAGCGGATGAGCCTGAGGCTGCTGCAGCATCGTGATGAAAATGGCGCGCGTTCCGTGATCGCGGCGCAGGGCGATCGGGCGACGATCGTCCCGGGTGCCACCAGCGTGCGAGAGCTGGCGCTGGCGGCGATCGCGGCGAGCCAGAGCCTGGCCGAAGCGGTGGCGGCAGCGGGCGAAGGCGCCGAGGTGGATCTGGCGGCGGCGCACGCGGCCGGCCGCCTGATCGCGCCGATCGACC
This DNA window, taken from Sphingomonas sp. AP4-R1, encodes the following:
- a CDS encoding aldehyde dehydrogenase (NADP(+)), with the protein product MSSTPILPAVEAACVAAEAAFDTYRATSREARAAFLERIGDEIMAIGADLIETASRESGLPTARLEGERGRTVGQLKLFASVVRAGLWMGVRIDPALPERTPLPRPDLRLRMIPLGPVAVFGASNFPLAFSTAGGDTASALAAGCPVVVKGHPAHPATGELVAAAIRRAVAACGMPEGVFGHVTGAGNDVGVALVQDPRITAVGFTGSRGGGLALAKLVQSRPVPIPIYAEMSSINPVLLMPAALAARGAALGTAFAQSVTMGVGQFCTNPGLLIAIESEGLEAFVQSASAALTGAAAGQMLTQGIHDAYDKGAEALAGSADVETLARGLEGDRSDFGRAAFFSTTAEAFLANPALGHEVFGPSSILVRCKDEAELKAVIAGAEGQLTATLHMDDGDEALAEAVLPLLERKVGRILVNGWPTGVEVTHAMVHGGPFPATSDARTTSVGTLAIDRFLRPVSYQNFGQALLPPELRDGAADVPKLIDGKPSLG